In Notolabrus celidotus isolate fNotCel1 chromosome 8, fNotCel1.pri, whole genome shotgun sequence, a genomic segment contains:
- the pcdh10b gene encoding protocadherin-10b isoform X5, producing the protein MIVLLLALCIADGVLSQIRYSVPEEADHGTLVGNIAEDLGLDLTKLASRRFQVVPSSRTPYLEVNLENGVLFVNEKIDREQICKQSATCQLNMEVFLENPLELFRVEIEVVDINDNPPSFPETDITVEISESALPGTRFPLESAFDPDVGSNALRTYDITTNNYFYLDVQTQTDGNKFAELVLEKPLDREQQAAHRYVLTAVDGGQPPRTGTALLVVKVLDSNDNVPVFDQPVYTVSLSENAPVGTLVIQLNATDMDEGLNGEIVYSFSNHISSRVKDLFSIDPRTGRIEVRGEVDFEESSLYQIFVQAKDLGPNAVPAHCKVLVKVSDVNDNAPEITFSTVTESVSEKAAPGTVIALLSVTDRDAEENGQVHVEILGDVPFKLKTSFRNYFTIVTDGPLNREQADSYSVTVVARDKGTPSLAASKSIRVQVSDENDNAPTFTQPIYDVYVTENNVPGAYIHAVTALDPDVGPNSLISYSILECDIQGMSVKTYVSINEETGYLYALRSFDYEQLKDFTFMVQAKDSGTPELSSNATVKVIIVDQNDNAPLVLAPLGKNGTAKEPLPRSAEPGYLVTRIVAMDADDGENARLSYSIQRGNENGMFRMDWRTGELRTARRVSVKRDPHQLYDLLIEVRDHGQPPLSSSASVLVVLVDSVAEGRGGGERGGAAKAKEGTLDLTLILIIALGSVSFIFLLVMIVLAVRCQKDKKLNIYTCLTSDCCLSCSACCSRQGRARKKKLSKSDIMLVQSAGNVSGAGTAQVPVEESGSFGSHHQNQNYCYQVCLTPESAKTDLMFLKPCSPSRSTDTDHNPCGAIVTGYTDQQPDIISNGSILSNETKHQRAELSYLVDRPRRVNSSAFQEADLVSSKDSGHGDSEQGDSDHDATNRGHSSARKRVC; encoded by the exons ATGATTGTGCTTTTGCTCGCGCTGTGCATCGCGGATGGAGTGCTCTCTCAGATTCGCTACTCTGTGCCGGAGGAGGCAGACCATGGCACCTTGGTGGGGAATATCGCCGAGGACCTGGGACTGGACCTTACCAAACTGGCCTCACGCCGCTTCCAGGTGGTGCCCAGCTCTCGGACACCATACCTGGAGGTGAACCTGGAGAACGGAGTCCTGTTTGTTAACGAAAAGATCGACCGGGAGCAGATCTGCAAACAGAGCGCGACCTGTCAGCTTAATATGGAGGTGTTCCTGGAGAACCCGTTGGAGCTGTTTCGGGTGGAGATCGAGGTGGTGGACATAAACGACAACCCGCCCAGCTTCCCGGAGACCGACATCACGGTGGAGATCTCAGAGAGCGCCCTTCCGGGAACCCGCTTCCCCTTGGAGAGCGCATTCGACCCGGACGTGGGCTCTAACGCTTTACGCACGTACGATATCACCACCAACAACTACTTTTACCTGGATGTTCAGACCCAAACGGACGGAAACAAGTTCGCGGAGCTGGTGCTGGAGAAACCCCTGGACCGGGAGCAGCAGGCGGCGCACAGGTACGTGCTGACCGCGGTGGATGGCGGTCAGCCTCCCCGAACCGGCACCGCGCTGCTGGTGGTGAAAGTGCTGGACTCGAACGATAATGTGCCGGTCTTCGACCAGCCGGTCTACACAGTGAGCCTCTCTGAGAACGCGCCGGTGGGCACACTGGTCATCCAGCTGAACGCCACCGACATGGATGAGGGATTAAACGGGGAGATTGTTTACTCGTTCAGCAACCACATCTCCAGCCGCGTAAAGGATCTGTTCAGCATAGACCCGCGCACCGGGCGCATCGAGGTGCGCGGGGAGGTGGACTTTGAGGAGAGCAGCCTTTACCAGATCTTTGTCCAGGCCAAAGATCTGGGTCCGAACGCCGTGCCTGCGCACTGCAAAGTGCTGGTGAAAGTCAGCGACGTTAACGACAACGCGCCCGAGATTACCTTCAGCACCGTCACCGAGTCCGTGAGCGAGAAGGCGGCTCCGGGGACCGTAATTGCGCTGCTGAGTGTGACGGACCGGGACGCAGAGGAGAACGGACAGGTCCATGTTGAAATCCTCGGAGACGttcctttcaaattaaaaacctCCTTCAGGAACTATTTCACCATCGTGACGGACGGGCCGTTAAACCGGGAGCAGGCGGACTCCTACTCCGTCACGGTGGTCGCGCGGGATAAAGGGACACCTTCTCTGGCTGCCAGTAAATCCATCCGGGTCCAGGTGTCTGATGAAAACGACAATGCGCCCACATTCACTCAGCCCATCTATGATGTGTATGTGACAGAGAACAACGTGCCAGGGGCGTACATACACGCAGTGACGGCCCTGGACCCGGACGTGGGCCCCAACTCTCTCATCAGCTACTCCATCTTAGAGTGTGACATCCAGGGTATGTCTGTGAAGACCTACGTGTCCATCAACGAGGAGACGGGCTACCTGTACGCCCTGCGCTCCTTTGACTATGAGCAGCTGAAGGACTTCACCTTCATGGTCCAGGCCAAAGACTCGGGCACCCCAGAGCTCTCCTCCAACGCTACAGTCAAAGTCATCATTGTGGACCAGAATGATAACGCCCCCCTGGTGCTGGCTCCCCTGGGGAAAAATGGCACAGCCAAGGAGCCCCTGCCCCGCTCAGCTGAGCCAGGCTACCTGGTGACCCGCATTGTAGCCATGGATGCAGATGATGGAGAGAATGCCCGGCTGTCATACAGCATCCAGAGGGGCAATGAGAACGGGATGTTCAGGATGGACTGGAGGACAGGTGAGCTGCGGACTGCCAGGCGGGTGTCAGTGAAGAGAGACCCCCACCAACTGTACGACCTTCTGATTGAGGTGAGAGACCATGGACAGCCGCCCCTGTCCTCCAGCGCCAGCGTCCTGGTGGTGCTGGTGGACAGCGTGGCAGAGGGCCGGGGCGGAGGGGAGCGAGGAGGCGCCGCCAAGGCCAAAGAGGGAACCCTCGACCTGaccctcatcctcatcatcgcCCTGGGCTCTGTCTCCTTCATCTTCCTGCTGGTGATGATTGTGCTGGCCGTGCGCTGCCAGAAGGATAAGAAGCTGAACATTTACACCTGCCTGACTAGTGACTGTTGCCTGAGCTGCAGCGCCTGCTGCTCCCGGCAGGGCCGCGCCCGCAAGAAAAAGCTCAGCAAGTCGGATATCATGCTGGTGCAGAGCGCGGGTAACGTCAGCGGGGCTGGGACAGCTCAGGTCCCCGTGGAGGAGTCAGGGAGCTTCGGCTCCCACCACCAAAACCAGAACTATTGCTACCAGGTATGTCTGACTCCAGAGTCTGCCAAAACCGACCTCATGTTCCTAAAGCCGTGTAGTCCGTCTAGGAGCACAGACACGGATCACAACCCCTGCGGGGCCATAGTGACAGGGTACACAGACCAGCAGCCTGACATCATATCAAACGGCAGCATTTTATCGAATGAG ACCAAACACCAGCGAGCCGAGCTCAGCTACCTGGTGGACCGGCCGAGACGTGTCAACAG CTCGGCGTTCCAGGAGGCCGACCTGGTCAGCTCCAAAGACAGCGGCCACGGCGACAGCGAGCAGGGAGACAGCGACCATGACGCCACCAACCGAGGCCACTCCTCCG
- the pcdh10b gene encoding protocadherin-10b isoform X3 has translation MIVLLLALCIADGVLSQIRYSVPEEADHGTLVGNIAEDLGLDLTKLASRRFQVVPSSRTPYLEVNLENGVLFVNEKIDREQICKQSATCQLNMEVFLENPLELFRVEIEVVDINDNPPSFPETDITVEISESALPGTRFPLESAFDPDVGSNALRTYDITTNNYFYLDVQTQTDGNKFAELVLEKPLDREQQAAHRYVLTAVDGGQPPRTGTALLVVKVLDSNDNVPVFDQPVYTVSLSENAPVGTLVIQLNATDMDEGLNGEIVYSFSNHISSRVKDLFSIDPRTGRIEVRGEVDFEESSLYQIFVQAKDLGPNAVPAHCKVLVKVSDVNDNAPEITFSTVTESVSEKAAPGTVIALLSVTDRDAEENGQVHVEILGDVPFKLKTSFRNYFTIVTDGPLNREQADSYSVTVVARDKGTPSLAASKSIRVQVSDENDNAPTFTQPIYDVYVTENNVPGAYIHAVTALDPDVGPNSLISYSILECDIQGMSVKTYVSINEETGYLYALRSFDYEQLKDFTFMVQAKDSGTPELSSNATVKVIIVDQNDNAPLVLAPLGKNGTAKEPLPRSAEPGYLVTRIVAMDADDGENARLSYSIQRGNENGMFRMDWRTGELRTARRVSVKRDPHQLYDLLIEVRDHGQPPLSSSASVLVVLVDSVAEGRGGGERGGAAKAKEGTLDLTLILIIALGSVSFIFLLVMIVLAVRCQKDKKLNIYTCLTSDCCLSCSACCSRQGRARKKKLSKSDIMLVQSAGNVSGAGTAQVPVEESGSFGSHHQNQNYCYQVCLTPESAKTDLMFLKPCSPSRSTDTDHNPCGAIVTGYTDQQPDIISNGSILSNETKHQRAELSYLVDRPRRVNSSAFQEADLVSSKDSGHGDSEQGDSDHDATNRGHSSGADLFSNCTEECKALGHSDRCWMPSFVPSDGRQGPDYRSNLHVPGMDSVPDTERGKGFASSFRVDIPETA, from the exons ATGATTGTGCTTTTGCTCGCGCTGTGCATCGCGGATGGAGTGCTCTCTCAGATTCGCTACTCTGTGCCGGAGGAGGCAGACCATGGCACCTTGGTGGGGAATATCGCCGAGGACCTGGGACTGGACCTTACCAAACTGGCCTCACGCCGCTTCCAGGTGGTGCCCAGCTCTCGGACACCATACCTGGAGGTGAACCTGGAGAACGGAGTCCTGTTTGTTAACGAAAAGATCGACCGGGAGCAGATCTGCAAACAGAGCGCGACCTGTCAGCTTAATATGGAGGTGTTCCTGGAGAACCCGTTGGAGCTGTTTCGGGTGGAGATCGAGGTGGTGGACATAAACGACAACCCGCCCAGCTTCCCGGAGACCGACATCACGGTGGAGATCTCAGAGAGCGCCCTTCCGGGAACCCGCTTCCCCTTGGAGAGCGCATTCGACCCGGACGTGGGCTCTAACGCTTTACGCACGTACGATATCACCACCAACAACTACTTTTACCTGGATGTTCAGACCCAAACGGACGGAAACAAGTTCGCGGAGCTGGTGCTGGAGAAACCCCTGGACCGGGAGCAGCAGGCGGCGCACAGGTACGTGCTGACCGCGGTGGATGGCGGTCAGCCTCCCCGAACCGGCACCGCGCTGCTGGTGGTGAAAGTGCTGGACTCGAACGATAATGTGCCGGTCTTCGACCAGCCGGTCTACACAGTGAGCCTCTCTGAGAACGCGCCGGTGGGCACACTGGTCATCCAGCTGAACGCCACCGACATGGATGAGGGATTAAACGGGGAGATTGTTTACTCGTTCAGCAACCACATCTCCAGCCGCGTAAAGGATCTGTTCAGCATAGACCCGCGCACCGGGCGCATCGAGGTGCGCGGGGAGGTGGACTTTGAGGAGAGCAGCCTTTACCAGATCTTTGTCCAGGCCAAAGATCTGGGTCCGAACGCCGTGCCTGCGCACTGCAAAGTGCTGGTGAAAGTCAGCGACGTTAACGACAACGCGCCCGAGATTACCTTCAGCACCGTCACCGAGTCCGTGAGCGAGAAGGCGGCTCCGGGGACCGTAATTGCGCTGCTGAGTGTGACGGACCGGGACGCAGAGGAGAACGGACAGGTCCATGTTGAAATCCTCGGAGACGttcctttcaaattaaaaacctCCTTCAGGAACTATTTCACCATCGTGACGGACGGGCCGTTAAACCGGGAGCAGGCGGACTCCTACTCCGTCACGGTGGTCGCGCGGGATAAAGGGACACCTTCTCTGGCTGCCAGTAAATCCATCCGGGTCCAGGTGTCTGATGAAAACGACAATGCGCCCACATTCACTCAGCCCATCTATGATGTGTATGTGACAGAGAACAACGTGCCAGGGGCGTACATACACGCAGTGACGGCCCTGGACCCGGACGTGGGCCCCAACTCTCTCATCAGCTACTCCATCTTAGAGTGTGACATCCAGGGTATGTCTGTGAAGACCTACGTGTCCATCAACGAGGAGACGGGCTACCTGTACGCCCTGCGCTCCTTTGACTATGAGCAGCTGAAGGACTTCACCTTCATGGTCCAGGCCAAAGACTCGGGCACCCCAGAGCTCTCCTCCAACGCTACAGTCAAAGTCATCATTGTGGACCAGAATGATAACGCCCCCCTGGTGCTGGCTCCCCTGGGGAAAAATGGCACAGCCAAGGAGCCCCTGCCCCGCTCAGCTGAGCCAGGCTACCTGGTGACCCGCATTGTAGCCATGGATGCAGATGATGGAGAGAATGCCCGGCTGTCATACAGCATCCAGAGGGGCAATGAGAACGGGATGTTCAGGATGGACTGGAGGACAGGTGAGCTGCGGACTGCCAGGCGGGTGTCAGTGAAGAGAGACCCCCACCAACTGTACGACCTTCTGATTGAGGTGAGAGACCATGGACAGCCGCCCCTGTCCTCCAGCGCCAGCGTCCTGGTGGTGCTGGTGGACAGCGTGGCAGAGGGCCGGGGCGGAGGGGAGCGAGGAGGCGCCGCCAAGGCCAAAGAGGGAACCCTCGACCTGaccctcatcctcatcatcgcCCTGGGCTCTGTCTCCTTCATCTTCCTGCTGGTGATGATTGTGCTGGCCGTGCGCTGCCAGAAGGATAAGAAGCTGAACATTTACACCTGCCTGACTAGTGACTGTTGCCTGAGCTGCAGCGCCTGCTGCTCCCGGCAGGGCCGCGCCCGCAAGAAAAAGCTCAGCAAGTCGGATATCATGCTGGTGCAGAGCGCGGGTAACGTCAGCGGGGCTGGGACAGCTCAGGTCCCCGTGGAGGAGTCAGGGAGCTTCGGCTCCCACCACCAAAACCAGAACTATTGCTACCAGGTATGTCTGACTCCAGAGTCTGCCAAAACCGACCTCATGTTCCTAAAGCCGTGTAGTCCGTCTAGGAGCACAGACACGGATCACAACCCCTGCGGGGCCATAGTGACAGGGTACACAGACCAGCAGCCTGACATCATATCAAACGGCAGCATTTTATCGAATGAG ACCAAACACCAGCGAGCCGAGCTCAGCTACCTGGTGGACCGGCCGAGACGTGTCAACAG CTCGGCGTTCCAGGAGGCCGACCTGGTCAGCTCCAAAGACAGCGGCCACGGCGACAGCGAGCAGGGAGACAGCGACCATGACGCCACCAACCGAGGCCACTCCTCCG
- the pcdh10b gene encoding protocadherin-10b isoform X4 produces the protein MIVLLLALCIADGVLSQIRYSVPEEADHGTLVGNIAEDLGLDLTKLASRRFQVVPSSRTPYLEVNLENGVLFVNEKIDREQICKQSATCQLNMEVFLENPLELFRVEIEVVDINDNPPSFPETDITVEISESALPGTRFPLESAFDPDVGSNALRTYDITTNNYFYLDVQTQTDGNKFAELVLEKPLDREQQAAHRYVLTAVDGGQPPRTGTALLVVKVLDSNDNVPVFDQPVYTVSLSENAPVGTLVIQLNATDMDEGLNGEIVYSFSNHISSRVKDLFSIDPRTGRIEVRGEVDFEESSLYQIFVQAKDLGPNAVPAHCKVLVKVSDVNDNAPEITFSTVTESVSEKAAPGTVIALLSVTDRDAEENGQVHVEILGDVPFKLKTSFRNYFTIVTDGPLNREQADSYSVTVVARDKGTPSLAASKSIRVQVSDENDNAPTFTQPIYDVYVTENNVPGAYIHAVTALDPDVGPNSLISYSILECDIQGMSVKTYVSINEETGYLYALRSFDYEQLKDFTFMVQAKDSGTPELSSNATVKVIIVDQNDNAPLVLAPLGKNGTAKEPLPRSAEPGYLVTRIVAMDADDGENARLSYSIQRGNENGMFRMDWRTGELRTARRVSVKRDPHQLYDLLIEVRDHGQPPLSSSASVLVVLVDSVAEGRGGGERGGAAKAKEGTLDLTLILIIALGSVSFIFLLVMIVLAVRCQKDKKLNIYTCLTSDCCLSCSACCSRQGRARKKKLSKSDIMLVQSAGNVSGAGTAQVPVEESGSFGSHHQNQNYCYQTKHQRAELSYLVDRPRRVNSSAFQEADLVSSKDSGHGDSEQGDSDHDATNRGHSSGADLFSNCTEECKALGHSDRCWMPSFVPSDGRQGPDYRSNLHVPGMDSVPDTERGKGFASSFRVDIPETA, from the exons ATGATTGTGCTTTTGCTCGCGCTGTGCATCGCGGATGGAGTGCTCTCTCAGATTCGCTACTCTGTGCCGGAGGAGGCAGACCATGGCACCTTGGTGGGGAATATCGCCGAGGACCTGGGACTGGACCTTACCAAACTGGCCTCACGCCGCTTCCAGGTGGTGCCCAGCTCTCGGACACCATACCTGGAGGTGAACCTGGAGAACGGAGTCCTGTTTGTTAACGAAAAGATCGACCGGGAGCAGATCTGCAAACAGAGCGCGACCTGTCAGCTTAATATGGAGGTGTTCCTGGAGAACCCGTTGGAGCTGTTTCGGGTGGAGATCGAGGTGGTGGACATAAACGACAACCCGCCCAGCTTCCCGGAGACCGACATCACGGTGGAGATCTCAGAGAGCGCCCTTCCGGGAACCCGCTTCCCCTTGGAGAGCGCATTCGACCCGGACGTGGGCTCTAACGCTTTACGCACGTACGATATCACCACCAACAACTACTTTTACCTGGATGTTCAGACCCAAACGGACGGAAACAAGTTCGCGGAGCTGGTGCTGGAGAAACCCCTGGACCGGGAGCAGCAGGCGGCGCACAGGTACGTGCTGACCGCGGTGGATGGCGGTCAGCCTCCCCGAACCGGCACCGCGCTGCTGGTGGTGAAAGTGCTGGACTCGAACGATAATGTGCCGGTCTTCGACCAGCCGGTCTACACAGTGAGCCTCTCTGAGAACGCGCCGGTGGGCACACTGGTCATCCAGCTGAACGCCACCGACATGGATGAGGGATTAAACGGGGAGATTGTTTACTCGTTCAGCAACCACATCTCCAGCCGCGTAAAGGATCTGTTCAGCATAGACCCGCGCACCGGGCGCATCGAGGTGCGCGGGGAGGTGGACTTTGAGGAGAGCAGCCTTTACCAGATCTTTGTCCAGGCCAAAGATCTGGGTCCGAACGCCGTGCCTGCGCACTGCAAAGTGCTGGTGAAAGTCAGCGACGTTAACGACAACGCGCCCGAGATTACCTTCAGCACCGTCACCGAGTCCGTGAGCGAGAAGGCGGCTCCGGGGACCGTAATTGCGCTGCTGAGTGTGACGGACCGGGACGCAGAGGAGAACGGACAGGTCCATGTTGAAATCCTCGGAGACGttcctttcaaattaaaaacctCCTTCAGGAACTATTTCACCATCGTGACGGACGGGCCGTTAAACCGGGAGCAGGCGGACTCCTACTCCGTCACGGTGGTCGCGCGGGATAAAGGGACACCTTCTCTGGCTGCCAGTAAATCCATCCGGGTCCAGGTGTCTGATGAAAACGACAATGCGCCCACATTCACTCAGCCCATCTATGATGTGTATGTGACAGAGAACAACGTGCCAGGGGCGTACATACACGCAGTGACGGCCCTGGACCCGGACGTGGGCCCCAACTCTCTCATCAGCTACTCCATCTTAGAGTGTGACATCCAGGGTATGTCTGTGAAGACCTACGTGTCCATCAACGAGGAGACGGGCTACCTGTACGCCCTGCGCTCCTTTGACTATGAGCAGCTGAAGGACTTCACCTTCATGGTCCAGGCCAAAGACTCGGGCACCCCAGAGCTCTCCTCCAACGCTACAGTCAAAGTCATCATTGTGGACCAGAATGATAACGCCCCCCTGGTGCTGGCTCCCCTGGGGAAAAATGGCACAGCCAAGGAGCCCCTGCCCCGCTCAGCTGAGCCAGGCTACCTGGTGACCCGCATTGTAGCCATGGATGCAGATGATGGAGAGAATGCCCGGCTGTCATACAGCATCCAGAGGGGCAATGAGAACGGGATGTTCAGGATGGACTGGAGGACAGGTGAGCTGCGGACTGCCAGGCGGGTGTCAGTGAAGAGAGACCCCCACCAACTGTACGACCTTCTGATTGAGGTGAGAGACCATGGACAGCCGCCCCTGTCCTCCAGCGCCAGCGTCCTGGTGGTGCTGGTGGACAGCGTGGCAGAGGGCCGGGGCGGAGGGGAGCGAGGAGGCGCCGCCAAGGCCAAAGAGGGAACCCTCGACCTGaccctcatcctcatcatcgcCCTGGGCTCTGTCTCCTTCATCTTCCTGCTGGTGATGATTGTGCTGGCCGTGCGCTGCCAGAAGGATAAGAAGCTGAACATTTACACCTGCCTGACTAGTGACTGTTGCCTGAGCTGCAGCGCCTGCTGCTCCCGGCAGGGCCGCGCCCGCAAGAAAAAGCTCAGCAAGTCGGATATCATGCTGGTGCAGAGCGCGGGTAACGTCAGCGGGGCTGGGACAGCTCAGGTCCCCGTGGAGGAGTCAGGGAGCTTCGGCTCCCACCACCAAAACCAGAACTATTGCTACCAG ACCAAACACCAGCGAGCCGAGCTCAGCTACCTGGTGGACCGGCCGAGACGTGTCAACAG CTCGGCGTTCCAGGAGGCCGACCTGGTCAGCTCCAAAGACAGCGGCCACGGCGACAGCGAGCAGGGAGACAGCGACCATGACGCCACCAACCGAGGCCACTCCTCCG
- the pcdh10b gene encoding protocadherin-10b isoform X6: MIVLLLALCIADGVLSQIRYSVPEEADHGTLVGNIAEDLGLDLTKLASRRFQVVPSSRTPYLEVNLENGVLFVNEKIDREQICKQSATCQLNMEVFLENPLELFRVEIEVVDINDNPPSFPETDITVEISESALPGTRFPLESAFDPDVGSNALRTYDITTNNYFYLDVQTQTDGNKFAELVLEKPLDREQQAAHRYVLTAVDGGQPPRTGTALLVVKVLDSNDNVPVFDQPVYTVSLSENAPVGTLVIQLNATDMDEGLNGEIVYSFSNHISSRVKDLFSIDPRTGRIEVRGEVDFEESSLYQIFVQAKDLGPNAVPAHCKVLVKVSDVNDNAPEITFSTVTESVSEKAAPGTVIALLSVTDRDAEENGQVHVEILGDVPFKLKTSFRNYFTIVTDGPLNREQADSYSVTVVARDKGTPSLAASKSIRVQVSDENDNAPTFTQPIYDVYVTENNVPGAYIHAVTALDPDVGPNSLISYSILECDIQGMSVKTYVSINEETGYLYALRSFDYEQLKDFTFMVQAKDSGTPELSSNATVKVIIVDQNDNAPLVLAPLGKNGTAKEPLPRSAEPGYLVTRIVAMDADDGENARLSYSIQRGNENGMFRMDWRTGELRTARRVSVKRDPHQLYDLLIEVRDHGQPPLSSSASVLVVLVDSVAEGRGGGERGGAAKAKEGTLDLTLILIIALGSVSFIFLLVMIVLAVRCQKDKKLNIYTCLTSDCCLSCSACCSRQGRARKKKLSKSDIMLVQSAGNVSGAGTAQVPVEESGSFGSHHQNQNYCYQTKHQRAELSYLVDRPRRVNSSAFQEADLVSSKDSGHGDSEQGDSDHDATNRGHSSARKRVC; the protein is encoded by the exons ATGATTGTGCTTTTGCTCGCGCTGTGCATCGCGGATGGAGTGCTCTCTCAGATTCGCTACTCTGTGCCGGAGGAGGCAGACCATGGCACCTTGGTGGGGAATATCGCCGAGGACCTGGGACTGGACCTTACCAAACTGGCCTCACGCCGCTTCCAGGTGGTGCCCAGCTCTCGGACACCATACCTGGAGGTGAACCTGGAGAACGGAGTCCTGTTTGTTAACGAAAAGATCGACCGGGAGCAGATCTGCAAACAGAGCGCGACCTGTCAGCTTAATATGGAGGTGTTCCTGGAGAACCCGTTGGAGCTGTTTCGGGTGGAGATCGAGGTGGTGGACATAAACGACAACCCGCCCAGCTTCCCGGAGACCGACATCACGGTGGAGATCTCAGAGAGCGCCCTTCCGGGAACCCGCTTCCCCTTGGAGAGCGCATTCGACCCGGACGTGGGCTCTAACGCTTTACGCACGTACGATATCACCACCAACAACTACTTTTACCTGGATGTTCAGACCCAAACGGACGGAAACAAGTTCGCGGAGCTGGTGCTGGAGAAACCCCTGGACCGGGAGCAGCAGGCGGCGCACAGGTACGTGCTGACCGCGGTGGATGGCGGTCAGCCTCCCCGAACCGGCACCGCGCTGCTGGTGGTGAAAGTGCTGGACTCGAACGATAATGTGCCGGTCTTCGACCAGCCGGTCTACACAGTGAGCCTCTCTGAGAACGCGCCGGTGGGCACACTGGTCATCCAGCTGAACGCCACCGACATGGATGAGGGATTAAACGGGGAGATTGTTTACTCGTTCAGCAACCACATCTCCAGCCGCGTAAAGGATCTGTTCAGCATAGACCCGCGCACCGGGCGCATCGAGGTGCGCGGGGAGGTGGACTTTGAGGAGAGCAGCCTTTACCAGATCTTTGTCCAGGCCAAAGATCTGGGTCCGAACGCCGTGCCTGCGCACTGCAAAGTGCTGGTGAAAGTCAGCGACGTTAACGACAACGCGCCCGAGATTACCTTCAGCACCGTCACCGAGTCCGTGAGCGAGAAGGCGGCTCCGGGGACCGTAATTGCGCTGCTGAGTGTGACGGACCGGGACGCAGAGGAGAACGGACAGGTCCATGTTGAAATCCTCGGAGACGttcctttcaaattaaaaacctCCTTCAGGAACTATTTCACCATCGTGACGGACGGGCCGTTAAACCGGGAGCAGGCGGACTCCTACTCCGTCACGGTGGTCGCGCGGGATAAAGGGACACCTTCTCTGGCTGCCAGTAAATCCATCCGGGTCCAGGTGTCTGATGAAAACGACAATGCGCCCACATTCACTCAGCCCATCTATGATGTGTATGTGACAGAGAACAACGTGCCAGGGGCGTACATACACGCAGTGACGGCCCTGGACCCGGACGTGGGCCCCAACTCTCTCATCAGCTACTCCATCTTAGAGTGTGACATCCAGGGTATGTCTGTGAAGACCTACGTGTCCATCAACGAGGAGACGGGCTACCTGTACGCCCTGCGCTCCTTTGACTATGAGCAGCTGAAGGACTTCACCTTCATGGTCCAGGCCAAAGACTCGGGCACCCCAGAGCTCTCCTCCAACGCTACAGTCAAAGTCATCATTGTGGACCAGAATGATAACGCCCCCCTGGTGCTGGCTCCCCTGGGGAAAAATGGCACAGCCAAGGAGCCCCTGCCCCGCTCAGCTGAGCCAGGCTACCTGGTGACCCGCATTGTAGCCATGGATGCAGATGATGGAGAGAATGCCCGGCTGTCATACAGCATCCAGAGGGGCAATGAGAACGGGATGTTCAGGATGGACTGGAGGACAGGTGAGCTGCGGACTGCCAGGCGGGTGTCAGTGAAGAGAGACCCCCACCAACTGTACGACCTTCTGATTGAGGTGAGAGACCATGGACAGCCGCCCCTGTCCTCCAGCGCCAGCGTCCTGGTGGTGCTGGTGGACAGCGTGGCAGAGGGCCGGGGCGGAGGGGAGCGAGGAGGCGCCGCCAAGGCCAAAGAGGGAACCCTCGACCTGaccctcatcctcatcatcgcCCTGGGCTCTGTCTCCTTCATCTTCCTGCTGGTGATGATTGTGCTGGCCGTGCGCTGCCAGAAGGATAAGAAGCTGAACATTTACACCTGCCTGACTAGTGACTGTTGCCTGAGCTGCAGCGCCTGCTGCTCCCGGCAGGGCCGCGCCCGCAAGAAAAAGCTCAGCAAGTCGGATATCATGCTGGTGCAGAGCGCGGGTAACGTCAGCGGGGCTGGGACAGCTCAGGTCCCCGTGGAGGAGTCAGGGAGCTTCGGCTCCCACCACCAAAACCAGAACTATTGCTACCAG ACCAAACACCAGCGAGCCGAGCTCAGCTACCTGGTGGACCGGCCGAGACGTGTCAACAG CTCGGCGTTCCAGGAGGCCGACCTGGTCAGCTCCAAAGACAGCGGCCACGGCGACAGCGAGCAGGGAGACAGCGACCATGACGCCACCAACCGAGGCCACTCCTCCG